In the Meiothermus cerbereus DSM 11376 genome, CACCCCTTCTTTGAGGGCCAGCACGCTCAAATCCTTGGCGGCAATGCTGCGAATCTGGGGGAATTTTTGCAGCTCGTGCAGGCTGGGCTGACCCCGGTACACCTTGCCCTCGGCAAAAGCGGCCAGGCCCAGCCAGTTGGCCCACATGGGCTGGGGCCGGTCGAGGGTGTAGCCTAAAAAAGCATCGGGTGGGGGCGGCCAGGCCGCCTCCTGGGCAGTTGGCAGTGCTGCCAGCAGGTTTAGCTCGCGCAAAATAGAGCCGAACTCGAGCCGCTCCAGCGCTTGGCGCAAGGCCATGCGGTCTGGCTCGCGCCGGTGGCAGTCACGAAAATCGAGCTCGATGGGTAAGTCGGTGTGAATCTCGGAGAGGGCACGGGAAAGCCTGATGTTATCCCGGCTTTGCTCGAGGCTGGCCCGCACCTTGGGCGACAGGGCCTCGAGGTTGGCATACAGGGCCTCCAGCGAGCCCCATTCCTGCAAAAGCCTGGCTGCGGTTTTCTCCCCAATGCCCTTAGCACCCGGCAGGTTGTCGGAAGAATCACCCACCAGCGAGCGATAATCCACCCACTGGGCCACCGTTACGCCGTACTTTTCTTGTACAGCCTGGGGGTTCATCAGCCGCCCATCAGGCAGCATTACCTGCACGGCCTCGGAAAGCAGCTGAAAGCTGTCGCGGTCGCCAGTCAGAATGCGTACCGGGTAGCCCTCGAGCTCGGCTTTTCTGGCCAGGGTTCCGATGACATCGTCGGCCTCGTAACCCGGCACTTCCAGCCGCCTGAGTCCCATCAGGTCTACCAGCTCCTTGATTTTTTCCAGCTGGGGGTAAAAGTCGTCGGGGGTTGCGGCCCGATTGGCCTTGTATTCCTCGAATGCGTCGTGCCGAAAGGTTCTGGTAGGCGGGTCGAAGACCACAATTACACAGTCGCCATCCTCCTTGAGCAGCTTGAGCAAGGTGCGCAAAAAGCCAAAAATGGCCTGGGTAGGCTCCCCCCTCGAGGTGGTGAGTTTTTCGAAGGCAAAGTAGCTGCGGTAGGCCAGGTGGTGTCCATCTACCAACCAGATGCGATCCGGCCTGGGCAGCTCGGAAGAAAACAGTGCGGGTTGCTCCACCCGAATATTCTACCCCCATTCGGTTTCCAACAGAAAGCCGTCCGGCTTTTCGCGCCAGAGCCGGGGTGCTGGTAGGATGATGGGGTTGTGACTTAAGGCCTCCAGGGCCAGCAATGGAAAGGAAGCATATGCAGAACGAAACCGAAAAGCTCGAGTGGTTCGAAATCCAGCTCCGCATCAAGACCATCGAGGTGATGCTGGGCCCTAAGTACCGCGAAGCCATGGCCCTTACCCTGGGCACCCTCTACAACGAGCAAAAGATTGCCGCCATGGCCAAGCGTCTGGGCGTGAGGCCCGAGGCCCTTCTAGATCGCCTGGAAAAGATGCGCCTCGAGCTCGGCATCGAACAAGAGGTTACCAAGGGCGTGCTGAAGCTAAAAAAGTGAGCCGAAAAACCCCTACGGGGTCAGGCGGTGGCGGTCTCTGGGGAAGGCCCGGGCGTAGCGAACGTTGGGGAGCCCAACGAGCTTCTGTGTGAGGCGTTCGGCCCCAATGGCAAAGCCGCCGTGGGGGGGCATGCCGTATTTGAAGACCTCGAGGTAGCCCGCAAAGCTGGCAGGGTCGTTGCCCTTCTTTTTGAGTTGCTCCACCAGCACCTCGTACTGGTGGATACGCTGCCCGCCCGAGGTAATCTCCAGACCCCTGAACAACAGGTCGAAGCCCCGGGTCGAACCGTCGCCCTCGGGGTAGGCATAAAAGGGCCGGGCCGCCTCGGGGTACTTGTAGATGAAGAGAAAGTCTACCCCCCACTTTTCCTTAGCCCAGGCCCCCAGCGCCCGCTCGGCTTCCTCGTTGAAGTCGGCCCCCACCGGCATCCCCAGTTCTTCACGCAAAATACGGCGGGCTTCGTGGTGCTCGAGGCGGGGCATCTCGGCCAGATTGGGCCATTCCACCTGCAAAAGCGCACACTCGCTGGCCGCACTGTACCGGGCCTCCTCCAGCATGGCGCGGATGAGTTCCTCCTCGAGGCTCATCACATCGTGCTCGGACTCGATAAAGCCCATCTCCACGTCCAGCGACAGGTATTCGTTGAGGTGGCGGCTGGTGGCGTGCTGCTCAGCCCGAAAAACCGGCGCCACCTCGTAGACCCGCTCGTAAACCCCCACCATAATCTGCTTGTAGAGCTGGGGCGACTGGGCCAGGTAAGCCCGGTGTTCAAAGTAGTCGATGCCGAAAAGGTTGCTGCCCCCCTCGGCCCCCGCCGAGACAATCTTGGGGGTAAAGATTTCGGTAAAACCCTGGCTATCCAGGTAGCTGCGAAAACCGCGTACCAGGGCCGCTTGAATTTTGAGGGGGGCCCGGGCTTTCTCTCCGCGCAGGCTTACGTAGCGGTATTCCAGCAGCGTTTCAGGGTTAACTCGCCACTCTTCCTTGGGGATTTCAATGGGGCTTGGTTCGCTGGCTTTAGCGTAAAAATCGATCTCCTGGGCAATTACTTCGTAGCCCCCGGGTGCCTTGGGGTTCGCCACCACCTCGCCCACCACCCGCATGGAGGACTCGGCCAGCGGCAGCTCGAACCGCTTATCCACCACCACCTGAACGATACCGCTCCGGTCACGCAAAAGGGCAAATTGAATCCCCCCCAGATCGCGCTTCCAGTGCAGGAAGCCTTGCAGGGTAACGGTCTGGCCGAGGTGCTTTGCAATCTGACTGGCTAGGGTTCTGGACATGCGCTCTCCTATCTGGCTGTGGCGGAAACAGGCTCAACAAAAAACCCCCGATACAACGAGGTATCGGGGGTCGAAGTCTCACCCCCACTACAAATTGTTGTCCGCCCGTAACATCCTGAGCTGCATCTTACGAACCCGAGCGCGCTTGGTCAAGGTATTGGAGAATTTCAGGGCCATACTTGGCAGCTTTGGTTTTACCAAAACCCCTGACCTGGGCGAGCTGCTCGAGGGTTTTGGGTTTGAGCTCGAGCATCGCCTGTAGCTCGGCGTTGGTGGCTACCACATACGGGGGCACGCCCTCTTCTTTGGCTTTCTGGCTGCGCCAGGTGCGGAGGGCTTCAAAGGCCGGATCGCTTTGGCTGGCGGCTGGCTTTGCGGGCCCAGGCCGGGTGGGCGGCTGGCCTTCGTAAAACACCAGCACGCTCCAGAAAGGCGTGTTGCCCGGAACCAGGCTGCTGGATACCTGGATGGGCATCACCTGAGCCAAAAAGGCATTGAGGCGCTCGAGGTCCTTGGGGTTATCGAGTCTTAGAACAAAGGTCTGGCACTGCATAGCCCTAACCCGCCATTCATCTGTACGCTACCCACGAAGCCCCTTTTTGCCCAGCTTTCGCCGGGCTGGCCTGGAGCTGAACTTGCTGTCGTTCAATCCAAAACCCAGCGTTCCAAACACCTGGCCGGTGGTGGGCTCAATCAGGTTGCGGTGGTCGCGGTAAAGGCGCGGGGTTTTCCACAGGTAAAACAAGGCTTTCCAGTGGGGCAGCTCGTTGTAGCGCTCTGGCCACAGCTCCTTTATTTTTTGCGCTACCAGGTGGGCATATTTGGGAGACAGCGCGGGAAACACATGGTGCTCGATGTGGTAACCAAAGCCCAGGGTGAGCCACTCGAGCCACCTGGGGCTGCGTACGGTCAGACTGTTCAGCAGGGGATCGTTGGTCTCGGTAATGGGATTCAGGAGGTGGTTGGTGGCAATAAAACTCATGGCGATAAAGTTGGCAAAAAGCCAGGGCAGCACAAACACGAACAGAAAGTTGAAGGGCCCCACCCACAAGAGCATCATCAACCAGACCAAGAGCGGCAACACCGCCTGGAATATCACAACAAGGCGCTCTTTGGGCTTGAAAGCAGGCAAAAAACGCCGAAGCATCATGTGGGCATGCAAGGTAAACCAGAAAGTAAAGGAAAAAAACAGGAAGAAACTCCGCAAGGCAGGCACCTGTCTAAACATCCACTTGACCAAGGGCTTCTGTATTGCTGTTTCCAGGGCCCCCATGGCATCGGGGTCGTCGTGCGGATGCTGGGTGTTGCTGTGGTGTTCTACGTTGTGCCACTTGCGCCAAAGGCGGGCCCCTACCATAAGCGGCATAAAGGCCAGCGTTCCAGCCAGCGAGCGCAAAATTGGGTTCTTGGTAACCGCGCCGTGCAAGATTTCGTGCGCCAGAAAGCCCAGTCCTATAAATGCGTACCCAATCCCCAGCGACAACAGCAGCTTGAGGAGCACAAAAGGCGTGGCCAGGATACCCCAGGCACACAGGCCAAATAGGGCCAGAAACACCAGCAAATAGACCATACGGGCCGGAACCGGCTCAAAGAAGTGGCGAGGCAACCGGGCCTTCAGGGCTTTGGTGTACTCACGCAAGTGCTGCTCTTCAGTCATAAGGGGCTCCTACTGGACAGGGATTGCTCGAGGTCAGTATACGACAAACTTTATGTGAAGTTGCTTCGTTTTTTGTGCGAAGCAACAAAAAAAGCTCCCCGCAAAGGGGAGCTTGGACGGGTGAAACGGTTAGGCGAGCTTCACGTTTTTGGCCTGGGGGCCCTTACCATTTTTACCGGGTTCGATCTCGAACTCTACGCGATCGCCCTCGTTAAGGCTTTTGAAGCCCTGACCCTGGATTGCGGTGAAGTGAACGAACACATCGGGGCCACCTTCTTGAGCGATGAAACCATAACCTTTTTCCGCGTTGAACCACTTAACAGTACCTTTGTTCATTTACTACTCCTAGATGTCCTACTGAAACCTGCTGGTTTTAGGGGGACACTGAAGGTTAGCACGGGCCACACTAAAAAGTCAACATACGCCGCCTCGTCCAAACCCAAAAACACGGTTTTACCGCGTGTGAAGGGTGCGATCACAACCCCATGCGGCTTTCGGCTTGGTTTACTCGAGCTCCTCCACCCGCCCCACCGTCTGGTTGTCCTCGTGGTAGGTAAAGCGCAGCATGGGGCGAATGCCCAGCAAGACCTGGGGCAGCCAGTAGGGTACGTCGGCCCACATCTGATCTAGCGGCAGTGCGTCGAGGTCAAACCACTGCGGCCGGATTTCGCCGGACTCTTGCGGCTCGCCCTCCCAGAACTCCAGGCGAAACACGTGCACGGTGCGGTTCCAGTCTGGGTTTGCCGGAAACAAAAACTCCAGTCGGGCGGCATACCAGAGGTTCTGCGGCCTGGCCGACAGGCGGCACTCCTCCCAGAGTTCGCGTACAGCCGCCATGGCCAGGGTCTCGCCGGCCTCGAGCTTGCCACCAAAACCCACATACCTGCCCGCCCCAAAACCCGTCTTTTTGAGCCCCAGCAAGATGCGGTGCTGGGGCCGATCCAGCGGCAAAACCAGCACATTGCAGAGCATTATTCCCCCGTAGTCTGGCGCTTGCGCAGCAGAGCATGAAAGGTTTTCATGGCCCCCAGTGCGTTGGGAAAGCCCACAAACAGCGCCGACTGGATAATGGTCTCGCGCACTTCCTGCTCGGTCGCGCCGTTGCGCAGAGCCCCCTCGAGGTGCGTGGCAATCTCCTTGGGCGCACCCAGGGCAATCAGGCTGGTAATGGCCAGCAGCTCACGGGTCTTCAGATCCAGACCCGGGCGGGCCAGCACCTCTTCGTAGGCAAAATCGCGGATGTAGGCGTACAGGTCGGGGTCTACCTCGCGGAGGTTTTGTTTGATGGCCTCAAAGTTATCACCCCAGATGGCTTTGCGAATGCTCATGTGGGTCAGTCTGTTCGCTGGCTACATGCACGTCAAGGGCTGAGGGTTACAACTCCTCTACCCGGCCCGTTGCATACGTGACCACCCTGGTCAGGTCGTGCAGCGCATTGGGATTCTCTTTATAAGGGTCAAACAAGATGGGCCGAACCCCGGCAGCCAAAGCCCCCTTGATGTCGTCCTCGGAGTCGCCCACGTGCAGGGCCTGCGGGGGCTCAACCTGCAAGGCACGCAGCACCACCTGGAAGAGGCGGGGGTCGGGCTTGGCCACGCCCTCCAAGGCCGAAACCCCGATGTAGTCAAAGAACCCCGCCAGGCCAGTGGCCTGTAAGACCCCTGGCAGGGTCCAGTCCCAGTTGGATACCACCCCCAGCCTGAAACCCAGGCCTTTCAGTTCGGCCAGCACCTCCTTAGCCCCCGGCGTAATCGGCCAGACCTGCGGACTCTGCCAGTGTTCTTTCAGGTAGTCTGCGACCTCATCGGCGTAGGCCCCCAGTCCAATGCCGTCCATGATCTCCCAGTGAAAAGCCCGCCAAAAAGAAAGCGCCGTGGCCTCGTCGGTAGCGCGCATGTGATGGTCTGAGTAGTGTGCATAAGCGTCCTTCATGGCCTGGGGAAGGCGCTTCAAGTCGGCCTGCTGGGCCAGGCCCTTGGCTTCCAAAATGGGCCATAGCCAGTACTTGGGATGCCCCAGAATAAGGGTATCGCCGACATCAAACAACACCGCACGAATCATGCCCCCAATACTACCCCGACAGAATGAAAACATCGGTAAGCGACCTGGTGTTCGGTTGCCCCCACCCCCCAGGCATGATAGGCTCTTGGCGTTGTTCACCAGATTGTCCTGCGAGGCAATGAAGAACAACAAGTGATCCCTGGTGAGAAAACCTCAAGAAAAAGTCACTTCTGTGGTGAAGGGGGTACAGCGATGATCGAGCGCTACCAGACCCCCGAGATGCGGGTCATCTGGAGCGAGGCGCGCAAGTACCAGGTATGGGCCGAGGTGGAGATGCTGGCCCTGGAAGCCTGGGAGAAACTGGGGAAGGTGCCGGGCGGGACTGCCCAGCGTTTGCGCCAAGCCTTGCAGCAAAAACCCATCGATGAGGCCTTTGCCCGCCGGGTAGACCAGATCGAAGCCGAAACCCGCCACGATATCGTAGCCTTTACCCGGGCCCTCACCGAGTGGACGGGCGATAGCGACGCAGCCCGCTGGCTGCACCTGGGCCTGACCAGCACCGACGTGGTAGACACCGCGCAAAACCTGTTGCTGGTCGAAGCCCTGGGCCTGATTGAGCAAGAGCTGGATAAGGCTCTGGTCGCCCTGAAAAACCTGGCCGTGCGGCACAAGCATCTGCCGGCGGTAGGGCGCACCCACGGGGTACACGCCGAACCGACCAGTTTTGGCCTGCGCTTTTTGGCTTTTTATGCCGCCCTGCTGCGCGATGTAGGCCGCTTAAAGAAGGCCCGCGAAGGCATCCGGGTGGTTATGCTTTCGGGCTCGGTAGGAAATTATGCCCATGTCGAACCCGCGGTAGAAGCCTGGGTTGCCCAAAGGCTGGGTTTTTCGATCGAGCCAGCTTCGACCCAGGTGGTACCGCGCGACCGCCACGCCGAGCTGATGAGCGCGTTGGCGATTCTGGGGGCCAACCTCGAGCGCATCGCGGTGGAGCTGCGCCATCTGCAGCGCACCGAGGTGCTGGAAACCCAGGAGCCTTTCGGCTACAAACAAACGGGCTCCTCCTCCATGCCCCACAAAAAAAACCCGGTGGCCCTGGAGAACCTCTCGGGGCTGGCCCGGCTGTTGCGCAGCAACCTGCAGGCCGAGCTGGAAAATGTGGCCCTCTGGCACGAGCGCGACATCTCGCACAGCTCGGTGGAGCGGGTGATCCTGCCCGACTCCACCACCCTGGCCCACTACATGCTGCGCCGCTTAGGGCGGGTGCTGGAAGGGCTGGTGGTGTTTGAGGACAACATCCGGCGCAACCTCGAGCTGACCCGCGGCCTGGTCTACTCCCAGCGGGTGCTGGGCCTCTTGATTGAGGCCGGTATGGAACGCACCACAGCCTATGAGGTGGTGCAGCGCAATGCCCTCAAAAGCTGGGCCGAGGGGCTGGGCCTCAGGGAACTGCTCGAGGCCGACCCGGCCTGCCCCCTGAAGGGCGAAGCACTGGCCCGGGCTTTCGACCCCAGTTACTTTTTGCGCCATGTGGATACCATCTACGCCCGCTTTGGGCTGTAGAGGGGTACTATTAAGCTACCTGGCTTTCAGAGGTTCGTATGGAAAAACTTTACGAGGGCAAAGCCAAAATCATCTATCCCGGCCCCGAGGCTGGCCTGGTGCGGGTCTACTTCAAGGACGACGCCACCGCCTTCAACGGGCAAAAGCGGGCCCAGATTGCCGGTAAGGGGGTGGTTAACAACCAGGTTTCGGCTGCGCTTTTTCGCTATCTGGAAGACCAGGGCATCCCCACCCACTTTGTAAAGCTGCTATCCGAGCGGGAAATGCTGGTGAAAAAAGTGCACATTGTGCCCCTCGAGGTCATCGTGCGTAACCGCACCGCCGGAACCTTCTCCCGGCGCTACGGGGTGGAGGAAGGCCGGGTGCTGCCAAAGCCCCTGCTGGAGTTCTCCTACAAAAACGATGCCCTGGGCGACCCCCTCATCTACCCCGAGGCGGCCCTGGCCCTGGGGCTTCTTAGCGAGGACGAGCTGGAACGCATCCGCGAACTGGCCCTCTGGATCAACACTTTGCTCAAGGACTACTTTGCCCAGCGCAACCTCGAGCTCGTAGACTTTAAGCTCGAGTTTGGCCGCCTAGAGGATGGCCGCTTGGTGCTGGCCGACGAGATCTCGCCCGACACCATGCGCCTGTGGGAG is a window encoding:
- the aspS gene encoding aspartate--tRNA(Asn) ligase; this translates as MSRTLASQIAKHLGQTVTLQGFLHWKRDLGGIQFALLRDRSGIVQVVVDKRFELPLAESSMRVVGEVVANPKAPGGYEVIAQEIDFYAKASEPSPIEIPKEEWRVNPETLLEYRYVSLRGEKARAPLKIQAALVRGFRSYLDSQGFTEIFTPKIVSAGAEGGSNLFGIDYFEHRAYLAQSPQLYKQIMVGVYERVYEVAPVFRAEQHATSRHLNEYLSLDVEMGFIESEHDVMSLEEELIRAMLEEARYSAASECALLQVEWPNLAEMPRLEHHEARRILREELGMPVGADFNEEAERALGAWAKEKWGVDFLFIYKYPEAARPFYAYPEGDGSTRGFDLLFRGLEITSGGQRIHQYEVLVEQLKKKGNDPASFAGYLEVFKYGMPPHGGFAIGAERLTQKLVGLPNVRYARAFPRDRHRLTP
- a CDS encoding HRDC domain-containing protein; the encoded protein is MQCQTFVLRLDNPKDLERLNAFLAQVMPIQVSSSLVPGNTPFWSVLVFYEGQPPTRPGPAKPAASQSDPAFEALRTWRSQKAKEEGVPPYVVATNAELQAMLELKPKTLEQLAQVRGFGKTKAAKYGPEILQYLDQARSGS
- a CDS encoding fatty acid desaturase family protein, with the translated sequence MTEEQHLREYTKALKARLPRHFFEPVPARMVYLLVFLALFGLCAWGILATPFVLLKLLLSLGIGYAFIGLGFLAHEILHGAVTKNPILRSLAGTLAFMPLMVGARLWRKWHNVEHHSNTQHPHDDPDAMGALETAIQKPLVKWMFRQVPALRSFFLFFSFTFWFTLHAHMMLRRFLPAFKPKERLVVIFQAVLPLLVWLMMLLWVGPFNFLFVFVLPWLFANFIAMSFIATNHLLNPITETNDPLLNSLTVRSPRWLEWLTLGFGYHIEHHVFPALSPKYAHLVAQKIKELWPERYNELPHWKALFYLWKTPRLYRDHRNLIEPTTGQVFGTLGFGLNDSKFSSRPARRKLGKKGLRG
- a CDS encoding cold-shock protein — protein: MNKGTVKWFNAEKGYGFIAQEGGPDVFVHFTAIQGQGFKSLNEGDRVEFEIEPGKNGKGPQAKNVKLA
- a CDS encoding 8-oxo-dGTP diphosphatase; translation: MLCNVLVLPLDRPQHRILLGLKKTGFGAGRYVGFGGKLEAGETLAMAAVRELWEECRLSARPQNLWYAARLEFLFPANPDWNRTVHVFRLEFWEGEPQESGEIRPQWFDLDALPLDQMWADVPYWLPQVLLGIRPMLRFTYHEDNQTVGRVEELE
- a CDS encoding carboxymuconolactone decarboxylase family protein, which codes for MSIRKAIWGDNFEAIKQNLREVDPDLYAYIRDFAYEEVLARPGLDLKTRELLAITSLIALGAPKEIATHLEGALRNGATEQEVRETIIQSALFVGFPNALGAMKTFHALLRKRQTTGE
- a CDS encoding HAD family hydrolase, coding for MIRAVLFDVGDTLILGHPKYWLWPILEAKGLAQQADLKRLPQAMKDAYAHYSDHHMRATDEATALSFWRAFHWEIMDGIGLGAYADEVADYLKEHWQSPQVWPITPGAKEVLAELKGLGFRLGVVSNWDWTLPGVLQATGLAGFFDYIGVSALEGVAKPDPRLFQVVLRALQVEPPQALHVGDSEDDIKGALAAGVRPILFDPYKENPNALHDLTRVVTYATGRVEEL
- the purB gene encoding adenylosuccinate lyase, with translation MIERYQTPEMRVIWSEARKYQVWAEVEMLALEAWEKLGKVPGGTAQRLRQALQQKPIDEAFARRVDQIEAETRHDIVAFTRALTEWTGDSDAARWLHLGLTSTDVVDTAQNLLLVEALGLIEQELDKALVALKNLAVRHKHLPAVGRTHGVHAEPTSFGLRFLAFYAALLRDVGRLKKAREGIRVVMLSGSVGNYAHVEPAVEAWVAQRLGFSIEPASTQVVPRDRHAELMSALAILGANLERIAVELRHLQRTEVLETQEPFGYKQTGSSSMPHKKNPVALENLSGLARLLRSNLQAELENVALWHERDISHSSVERVILPDSTTLAHYMLRRLGRVLEGLVVFEDNIRRNLELTRGLVYSQRVLGLLIEAGMERTTAYEVVQRNALKSWAEGLGLRELLEADPACPLKGEALARAFDPSYFLRHVDTIYARFGL
- the purC gene encoding phosphoribosylaminoimidazolesuccinocarboxamide synthase, with product MEKLYEGKAKIIYPGPEAGLVRVYFKDDATAFNGQKRAQIAGKGVVNNQVSAALFRYLEDQGIPTHFVKLLSEREMLVKKVHIVPLEVIVRNRTAGTFSRRYGVEEGRVLPKPLLEFSYKNDALGDPLIYPEAALALGLLSEDELERIRELALWINTLLKDYFAQRNLELVDFKLEFGRLEDGRLVLADEISPDTMRLWEMGTGEKMDKDRFRRDLGGVEEAYQEVLRRVLAGVYTKSDYE